A genome region from Thermoanaerobaculia bacterium includes the following:
- a CDS encoding ABC transporter ATP-binding protein, protein MIHFENVSIRYRVPRGGSRSLKEHMIRRLANRLAFDEFAALKSVSFDVADGENVGVIGRNGAGKSTMFKAICRVVRPSDGRVVVRGRLAPLLELGLGMNAELTGRENVLLQGALMGFSRGAMQERLPSIAEFSELAQFLDAPMRTYSTGMVARLAFSVATDVDPDILLVDEALAVGDERFQAKCRDRMAGFREMGKTVMLVSHSLGHIRETCSRVLWLDQGRLVSDGPMDVVAEAYHEWSGQEAEDASAFAERRELPGRRDIGEVSETRGTAAGIGP, encoded by the coding sequence ATGATCCATTTCGAGAACGTGTCGATCCGGTATCGCGTGCCTCGCGGGGGCTCGCGGTCGCTGAAGGAGCACATGATCCGGCGGCTCGCGAATCGGCTCGCGTTCGACGAGTTCGCGGCGCTCAAGTCCGTCAGCTTCGACGTGGCCGACGGGGAGAACGTCGGCGTCATCGGCCGCAACGGTGCGGGGAAGAGCACGATGTTCAAGGCGATCTGCCGCGTCGTGCGTCCCTCCGACGGACGAGTCGTCGTCCGCGGCCGCCTCGCGCCGCTCCTCGAGCTCGGCCTCGGCATGAACGCCGAGCTGACGGGCCGGGAGAACGTGCTGCTGCAGGGCGCGCTGATGGGTTTCTCGCGGGGCGCGATGCAGGAGCGCCTTCCGAGCATCGCGGAGTTCTCCGAGCTCGCACAGTTCCTCGACGCGCCGATGCGCACGTATTCGACGGGCATGGTGGCTCGGCTCGCGTTCTCGGTCGCGACGGACGTCGACCCCGACATCCTGCTCGTCGACGAGGCGCTTGCCGTGGGCGACGAACGCTTTCAGGCGAAGTGCCGGGATCGGATGGCGGGGTTCCGGGAGATGGGAAAGACCGTCATGCTGGTCTCGCATTCTCTCGGCCACATCCGAGAGACGTGCTCGCGCGTCCTCTGGCTCGACCAGGGCCGCCTCGTCTCGGACGGCCCGATGGACGTCGTGGCGGAGGCGTACCACGAGTGGTCGGGGCAGGAGGCCGAGGACGCGTCCGCCTTCGCGGAGCGCCGGGAGCTCCCGGGGCGGCGGGATATCGGGGAGGTCTCCGAGACGCGCGGCACGGCCGCGGGAATCGGCCCGTGA
- a CDS encoding DUF3187 family protein, producing the protein MTGRRARSLRIAILASVFAASAGPRAHATEGSLAPIFGERSFHVLHVPFLDFGPADPDSPAPGRVTARLDAAYASTFSSTWHALTIHKALGRVDRPFAADEAAKIHSDFPQDRVFFLESDLLRIAGVARAGLTPTLSVSAELVWMSHDAIHGGSAVEAFHRAFGLEQSGRNEFPASSFAVAVQRRGREMTFDDRVPDSGFGDTTATLSWRPRQSSPWSCGADAAVKAPTGSARDLDGSGSWDAGALAFARRDGRKWTVDGEAGVVVPGRWRSGPRLPVAWFSRVLAGATRSFGSRTRAGVSATFEQSPFRRDDLGDLSRPGLEIALGVERDLSPRSSAALTLTENVPSLGDRADFGLALRLRFR; encoded by the coding sequence GTGACGGGCCGCCGCGCCCGATCTCTCCGAATCGCGATACTCGCGTCGGTCTTCGCGGCGAGCGCCGGGCCGCGCGCCCACGCGACGGAAGGATCCCTGGCCCCGATCTTCGGCGAGCGGAGCTTCCACGTCCTGCACGTTCCCTTCCTCGATTTCGGGCCGGCCGACCCGGACTCGCCCGCGCCGGGGCGCGTGACGGCGCGGCTCGACGCGGCCTACGCGAGCACGTTCTCGTCGACGTGGCACGCGCTGACCATCCACAAAGCGCTCGGGCGCGTCGACCGGCCGTTCGCCGCCGACGAGGCCGCGAAGATCCATTCGGATTTCCCGCAGGACCGGGTGTTCTTCCTGGAGAGCGACCTCCTTCGCATCGCGGGGGTCGCGCGCGCGGGTCTCACGCCGACGCTCTCGGTTTCGGCCGAGCTCGTGTGGATGTCGCACGACGCGATCCACGGCGGTTCGGCCGTCGAGGCGTTCCACCGCGCCTTCGGATTGGAACAGTCGGGGAGGAACGAGTTCCCCGCGTCGAGCTTCGCGGTCGCGGTGCAGCGCCGCGGGCGCGAGATGACGTTCGACGACCGCGTGCCCGATTCCGGCTTCGGCGACACGACCGCGACGCTCTCGTGGCGTCCGCGGCAGTCCTCCCCCTGGTCGTGCGGCGCGGACGCGGCCGTCAAGGCGCCGACCGGGAGCGCGCGCGACCTCGACGGATCGGGATCATGGGACGCGGGCGCGCTCGCGTTCGCGCGGCGCGACGGTCGGAAGTGGACCGTCGACGGCGAGGCGGGCGTCGTCGTGCCGGGACGGTGGCGCTCCGGGCCGAGGCTGCCGGTCGCGTGGTTCTCGCGCGTCCTGGCGGGAGCCACGCGATCCTTCGGGTCCCGCACGCGCGCGGGAGTATCGGCGACCTTCGAGCAGAGCCCTTTTCGCCGCGACGACCTCGGCGACCTGTCGCGTCCCGGGCTCGAGATCGCTCTGGGCGTCGAACGCGACCTCTCCCCGCGGAGCTCGGCGGCGCTCACGCTGACGGAGAACGTGCCGTCGCTCGGGGACCGGGCCGACTTCGGGCTGGCCCTGCGCCTCCGCTTTCGCTAG
- a CDS encoding ABC transporter permease has translation MSSSRLARLDAYYDSGERGFPELDELLLLWRYRGLVWELMVRDIKVRYKRSVLGIAWTMLAPLLNMVALTLVFSALLKQQIKNYPAFFMLGSMYWAMFATGTSFAASQTHDANELAKRIFLPRSVFVVSAAGVALVNLVLSIVPLVVILVATRFTFKATSWFLPIAVVLLVAFTLGIAFFIFTLASRFTDIREMYLVLVQTWFFITPIVYAPSIVPGRFRFVLWLNPHYFLLQTFRTPVYDGMLPPRLVILFSAAIAFGTLAAGWSFFCRRIQDYAFRS, from the coding sequence ATGTCCTCCTCCCGGCTCGCGCGTCTGGATGCGTACTACGACTCGGGCGAACGCGGGTTTCCCGAGCTCGACGAGCTGCTCCTCCTCTGGCGGTACCGCGGTCTCGTGTGGGAGCTGATGGTCCGCGACATCAAGGTCCGCTACAAGCGGTCGGTGCTCGGCATCGCCTGGACGATGCTCGCGCCCCTCCTCAACATGGTCGCGCTCACGCTCGTGTTCTCGGCGTTGCTCAAGCAGCAGATCAAGAACTACCCCGCGTTCTTCATGCTCGGCTCGATGTACTGGGCGATGTTCGCCACCGGCACGTCCTTCGCCGCATCGCAGACGCACGACGCCAACGAGCTCGCCAAGCGCATCTTCCTGCCGCGCTCCGTGTTCGTCGTCTCGGCGGCGGGCGTCGCCCTCGTGAATCTCGTCCTCTCGATCGTCCCTCTCGTCGTCATCCTCGTCGCGACGCGGTTCACGTTCAAGGCGACGAGCTGGTTCCTCCCGATCGCGGTCGTGCTCCTCGTCGCCTTCACCCTCGGGATCGCCTTCTTCATCTTCACGCTGGCCTCGCGATTCACGGACATCCGGGAGATGTACCTCGTGCTCGTCCAGACCTGGTTCTTCATCACGCCGATCGTCTACGCCCCGTCGATCGTGCCGGGCCGGTTCCGGTTCGTCCTCTGGCTGAACCCCCATTACTTCCTGCTGCAGACGTTCCGGACCCCCGTGTACGACGGGATGCTCCCGCCGCGCCTCGTCATCCTCTTCTCCGCGGCGATCGCCTTCGGGACGCTCGCCGCGGGCTGGTCCTTCTTCTGCCGCCGCATCCAGGACTATGCGTTCCGGTCCTAA
- a CDS encoding SRPBCC family protein — MPPIDIDERLARAATLPSNVYFGDETLAREYERVFGRTWQPVGREEDVAEAGGYFTAAVAGEPLLVARADDGVLRAFSNVCRHRAGPVAGGSGSCRAFRCGYHGWSYGLDGRLLATPEFDGVEGFRREDVALPAFRAETWMGLVFVSLDPAAPPLTATLDDLADLPRRRPLSGMRRAHRREWIVECNWKVYVDNYLEGYHIPIVHPGLFRELDYARYATETKRLYSIQHAPVRKSAPGRLRNGEGDEAEYYWLFPNLMLNVYPDNFSTNVILPLGPERTVTIFEWFFRDPDAPATRRAIEETVAFSDEIQREDIAICEAVQRGLRSRTYDRGRYSVKRENGVHHFHRLYAAAMG; from the coding sequence GTGCCCCCGATCGACATCGACGAGCGCCTTGCGCGCGCCGCGACCCTTCCCTCCAACGTGTACTTCGGCGACGAAACGCTCGCCCGCGAGTATGAGCGCGTCTTCGGCCGAACCTGGCAGCCGGTGGGCCGGGAGGAGGACGTCGCGGAAGCCGGCGGCTATTTCACCGCTGCCGTGGCGGGCGAGCCGCTTCTCGTCGCGCGCGCCGACGACGGCGTCCTGCGCGCGTTCTCGAACGTCTGCCGGCACCGCGCCGGGCCGGTCGCGGGCGGGAGCGGGAGCTGCCGCGCGTTCCGCTGCGGGTACCACGGCTGGAGCTACGGCCTCGACGGGCGGCTCCTCGCCACACCCGAATTCGACGGAGTCGAAGGGTTCCGGAGAGAAGACGTCGCCCTCCCGGCGTTCCGCGCCGAGACGTGGATGGGCCTCGTGTTCGTGTCGCTCGATCCCGCGGCCCCGCCGCTCACCGCGACGCTCGACGACCTCGCGGACCTTCCCCGGCGCCGGCCCCTCTCCGGCATGCGCCGCGCGCACCGCAGGGAATGGATCGTCGAGTGCAACTGGAAGGTCTACGTCGACAACTACCTCGAGGGCTACCACATCCCGATCGTGCACCCCGGGCTCTTCCGCGAGCTCGATTACGCGCGCTACGCGACAGAGACGAAGCGTCTCTACTCGATCCAACACGCGCCGGTGAGAAAGTCGGCGCCCGGGCGGCTCCGGAACGGCGAAGGGGATGAGGCCGAGTACTACTGGCTCTTCCCGAACCTCATGTTGAACGTCTATCCCGACAATTTCTCCACCAACGTCATCCTTCCGCTCGGACCGGAACGCACCGTCACGATCTTCGAGTGGTTCTTCCGCGACCCGGACGCGCCTGCAACGCGCCGGGCGATCGAGGAGACCGTGGCCTTTTCCGACGAGATCCAGCGCGAGGACATCGCGATCTGCGAAGCGGTCCAGCGCGGTCTCCGGTCGCGCACTTACGACCGCGGACGGTACTCAGTCAAGCGCGAGAACGGGGTCCATCACTTTCACCGGCTCTACGCTGCGGCGATGGGTTGA